Proteins encoded together in one Amblyomma americanum isolate KBUSLIRL-KWMA chromosome 1, ASM5285725v1, whole genome shotgun sequence window:
- the LOC144102651 gene encoding anaphase-promoting complex subunit 10-like: MSSGYVRHPSRSETKGRVPEAGAQAVWSASSQQPVYGVGRLRNNWLDARWQSSGLQLCPISIHFHRKAISYARIYSECLASVGSETAA, translated from the exons ATGAGCTCCGGCTATGTCCGGCATCCATCGAGATCGGAGACAAAGGGCAGGGTCCCCGAAGCGGGAGCCCAAGCCGTCTGGTCGGCCTCGTCCCAGCAGCCAG TGTATGGCGTCGGTCGGCTTCGAAACAACTGGCTCGACGCTCGCTGGCAATCGAGTGGACTGCAGCTGTGTCCCATCAGCATTCATTTCCACCGCAAGGCGATCTCCTACGCGCGCATATATTCGGAGTGTCTGGCGTCGGTCGGCTCCGAGACAGCTGCCTAG